A window of Desulfobulbaceae bacterium contains these coding sequences:
- the hisF gene encoding imidazole glycerol phosphate synthase subunit HisF, translating into MITLLDYGAGNVRSVRNAIRKLGYTVKDVSTADDIRNAENLVFPGVGSFGNAISRLNRLNLIEPLIAYIKADKPFLGICLGLQTLFDSSDESPGVTGLGIIPGNVGLFDHTNLSVPQIGWNGINIRKPSPLFNGYAQEKFYFVHSFRAMATDANRDWILTTTDYGEEFVSGVQKGKVAAVQFHPEKSGEAGLNLLKNFLANQSAISNTSIELSPQPTRFAKRIIACLDVRTNDQGDLVVTKGDQYDVRQEGEVRNLGKPVELANRYYQEGADEVTFLNITGFRDFPLKDQPMIEVLLRTSEQVFVPLTIGGGIREYKASDGQEYSSLDVASEYFRSGADKISIGSDAVYAVEEYLANNKTKSGKSSIEQISVVYGRQAVVISVDPRRVYVNSPEETKHQTIKTSFPGPQGEQYCWYQCTVMGGREGRDLDALTLAQVCEKLGAGEILLNCIDKDGTNSGFDLELINLLRDNISIPVIASSGAGKPEHFSEVFKCTKAEAALAAGIFHRKEVPIDAVKKHLTDQGIEIR; encoded by the coding sequence ATGATAACCTTACTTGATTACGGCGCAGGTAATGTCCGAAGTGTTCGTAACGCAATTCGCAAGCTAGGATACACGGTAAAAGATGTATCTACTGCCGACGATATTCGTAACGCTGAAAATCTTGTTTTTCCTGGAGTTGGCAGTTTCGGTAATGCCATCAGCCGTCTTAACAGACTTAATCTCATTGAACCACTGATCGCCTACATTAAGGCAGACAAACCATTTCTAGGAATCTGCCTTGGCCTGCAAACTCTCTTTGATTCGAGTGACGAGTCTCCCGGAGTTACCGGTCTTGGGATTATACCCGGCAATGTCGGCCTTTTTGACCACACAAATCTATCCGTGCCTCAAATTGGCTGGAATGGAATTAATATTCGAAAACCTTCCCCCCTGTTCAACGGCTATGCCCAGGAAAAGTTTTATTTCGTTCACTCCTTCAGGGCAATGGCTACCGATGCCAACCGTGACTGGATTTTAACAACTACCGATTATGGGGAAGAGTTTGTCAGTGGCGTTCAAAAAGGCAAGGTGGCGGCTGTGCAGTTTCACCCCGAAAAAAGTGGTGAGGCAGGACTTAATCTGCTGAAAAATTTTCTGGCAAACCAATCTGCAATTTCAAACACCAGCATTGAACTTTCGCCCCAACCTACGCGCTTTGCCAAACGCATTATTGCCTGTCTGGACGTGCGGACAAACGATCAGGGCGATCTTGTGGTGACCAAGGGCGACCAATACGATGTCAGGCAGGAAGGCGAAGTTCGAAACCTCGGCAAACCTGTTGAATTGGCCAATCGTTACTATCAGGAGGGGGCTGACGAAGTAACCTTTCTGAACATTACCGGCTTCAGAGATTTCCCCTTAAAAGACCAGCCAATGATTGAAGTACTGCTACGAACCTCAGAGCAGGTTTTCGTACCATTAACAATCGGAGGTGGAATTCGTGAGTATAAGGCCTCAGACGGACAGGAGTATAGTTCGCTTGATGTTGCTTCTGAATATTTCCGCTCAGGGGCCGACAAGATTTCCATTGGCAGCGATGCGGTCTACGCGGTTGAAGAGTACCTCGCCAACAACAAGACCAAATCCGGCAAGAGTTCCATTGAACAGATCTCCGTGGTTTACGGAAGGCAGGCTGTGGTCATCTCTGTCGATCCGCGCCGGGTCTACGTCAACTCTCCCGAAGAGACTAAACATCAGACAATAAAGACATCGTTTCCCGGCCCTCAAGGCGAGCAGTATTGCTGGTATCAGTGTACGGTTATGGGCGGACGGGAAGGCCGCGACCTGGATGCCTTGACACTGGCTCAAGTCTGCGAGAAGCTTGGCGCCGGCGAAATACTGCTGAACTGCATTGACAAAGACGGCACAAACTCAGGCTTTGACCTTGAATTGATCAATTTACTGCGCGACAATATTTCAATTCCGGTAATCGCTTCGAGTGGCGCCGGGAAACCAGAACATTTCTCTGAGGTGTTTAAATGCACCAAAGCCGAAGCGGCTTTGGCAGCCGGCATATTTCACCGAAAAGAAGTGCCGATTGACGCTGTCAAAAAACACCTGACAGATCAGGGAATTGAGATACGCTAG
- the nadD gene encoding nicotinate (nicotinamide) nucleotide adenylyltransferase, giving the protein MKDTELIEGDSGHIGERVGVFGGTFDPVHNGHCAVVSQFQQQCSLDSVIVVPSANPPHKLSAALTDFEHRFAMLSLAFSNTQDVFLSRLEQYREGPSYTIDTLRQLKRGFDGNREWFFAVGEDTLAEIHTWKQYTDILAEACVVVFTRKLASAFSAHDRVREFFPGYRLADDQLSFFENGIERIRLLDMPVVDISSSRIRQAIVRSQDWSEQVPKAVAAYILDHHLYI; this is encoded by the coding sequence TTGAAAGACACTGAACTCATAGAAGGTGACAGTGGCCATATAGGTGAGAGGGTTGGAGTTTTTGGAGGTACTTTTGATCCTGTGCACAACGGCCATTGCGCAGTGGTCAGCCAATTTCAACAGCAGTGTTCCTTAGATTCCGTTATTGTCGTTCCATCTGCAAATCCACCCCATAAACTGTCTGCGGCGCTGACTGATTTCGAACATCGGTTTGCGATGCTCTCGCTGGCCTTTTCCAACACTCAAGATGTCTTTCTCAGTCGCTTGGAGCAGTACCGGGAAGGTCCGTCGTACACCATTGATACTCTCAGGCAGCTCAAGCGTGGTTTCGACGGCAACCGGGAGTGGTTTTTTGCCGTTGGCGAAGACACCTTGGCCGAAATTCATACCTGGAAACAGTATACAGATATTCTTGCTGAGGCCTGTGTTGTGGTATTTACTAGAAAGTTGGCATCTGCTTTTTCAGCCCACGATAGGGTTCGAGAATTTTTCCCTGGGTATCGTCTTGCTGACGACCAGCTCAGTTTTTTTGAAAACGGTATTGAAAGAATCCGGTTGCTTGATATGCCTGTAGTCGATATATCTTCAAGTCGAATCAGACAGGCGATAGTCAGAAGTCAAGACTGGTCCGAGCAAGTTCCGAAGGCAGTAGCTGCCTATATTTTAGATCACCACCTGTATATCTAG
- a CDS encoding glutamate-5-semialdehyde dehydrogenase, with amino-acid sequence MSVKETIYTIATQAKKAAREVVKLSPEVKNRVLTNMAAALLNQKSGIQQENEKDLVAGREKGLSAAMLDRLTLSDKVIDSMVTGLKEVAALADPVGEISEMNKRPNGLMVGRMRIPLGVIGMIYESRPNVTIDAAALCLKAGNAIILRGGSEAIHSNLILARIFQEILSAEGISPYAVQVIPTTDREAVNCMLALDEQIDLIIPRGGESLIRFVSENSRIPVLKHYKGVCHVFVDDSADMAMADNIIFNAKVQRPGVCNSLETVLVHKDIAEAFLPLMAKRLREAGVELRGCEATCSMLGECKAATEEDWHAEYLDLILSVKVVAGLDAAMDHIAQYGSLHTESIITNNYQNAQRFLREVDSSSVMVNASTRFSDGGQYGLGAEIGISTTKLHAFGPMGLKELTTKKFIVYGEGHIRE; translated from the coding sequence ATGTCGGTAAAAGAAACAATCTATACTATTGCAACTCAGGCCAAGAAAGCGGCGCGTGAAGTAGTGAAATTGTCTCCTGAGGTAAAGAATAGAGTACTCACTAATATGGCTGCTGCGCTTTTAAATCAAAAAAGCGGTATTCAGCAGGAAAACGAAAAAGACCTGGTTGCCGGTAGAGAAAAAGGTCTTTCAGCCGCAATGCTTGACCGTCTTACCCTCTCGGATAAGGTTATTGATTCGATGGTTACTGGTTTAAAGGAAGTTGCTGCCCTTGCCGACCCTGTTGGCGAAATATCGGAGATGAATAAACGGCCTAATGGTCTTATGGTTGGTCGAATGCGGATTCCCCTGGGGGTAATCGGCATGATTTATGAGTCCCGGCCAAACGTAACGATAGACGCTGCTGCACTTTGTCTAAAAGCGGGAAATGCAATTATTCTCCGAGGCGGTTCGGAGGCTATTCACTCAAATCTTATTCTTGCCCGCATCTTTCAGGAGATTCTTTCTGCGGAGGGAATTTCCCCTTATGCTGTGCAGGTCATTCCCACGACTGACCGTGAAGCTGTAAACTGTATGCTGGCTTTAGATGAGCAGATTGATCTGATTATTCCACGCGGAGGCGAGAGCCTTATCCGCTTTGTTTCGGAAAATTCACGAATTCCTGTTCTGAAGCATTATAAGGGGGTTTGTCACGTCTTTGTTGATGATTCGGCAGATATGGCTATGGCTGATAATATCATCTTCAATGCAAAGGTTCAGCGCCCGGGTGTTTGTAACTCACTGGAAACAGTCCTGGTGCATAAGGATATTGCTGAGGCCTTTCTGCCGCTGATGGCGAAGAGATTGCGTGAGGCTGGTGTTGAGCTGCGAGGCTGTGAAGCAACGTGCTCTATGCTTGGTGAGTGTAAGGCTGCCACTGAAGAGGACTGGCATGCCGAGTATCTTGATTTGATTTTGTCGGTTAAGGTGGTGGCTGGCCTTGATGCTGCCATGGATCACATTGCTCAATACGGCTCTCTGCATACAGAATCAATTATTACCAATAATTATCAGAACGCCCAGCGTTTTCTTCGGGAAGTTGACTCCTCATCGGTCATGGTCAATGCTTCAACCAGGTTTAGTGATGGCGGCCAGTACGGTCTGGGGGCTGAGATTGGCATAAGCACCACAAAACTTCACGCCTTTGGCCCCATGGGCTTAAAAGAGTTGACCACTAAAAAGTTTATTGTCTATGGCGAAGGTCATATTCGGGAGTAA
- the proB gene encoding glutamate 5-kinase, giving the protein MTFQVSREIGLAERGRLLTAVKRVVVKVGSAMLTCKEGLDISVMENLADDLCFLQEIGKEVILVSSGAVAAGRKSLGLGARALSMREKQAAAAFGQSRLMRVYEDIFAKKNQKVAQVLLTHDDLSNRDRYLNIRNTLFTMFDWGLLPIINENDTVSVKELRFGDNDTLAAMATNLIDADIFICLTDVDGLYTGNPSKDPSASLVCTVAQVNDEVESMAGHVCGALGTGGMRSKILAAKMVSARGGSSFIGYGKQPQILRQLFSGEPVGTFFLPQKEKLHSRKHWIAYTLRPKGHLVLDDGACRAVLSGGKSLLPSGILETRGVFGIGDPVHCIDQNDKPLAAGLVNYSSEDISKIQGQHSSQIEKTLGFVDSEEIIHRDNLVVF; this is encoded by the coding sequence ATGACCTTTCAAGTGAGTAGAGAAATAGGCCTGGCAGAGCGGGGCCGCCTGCTGACCGCTGTTAAGCGTGTTGTTGTTAAGGTTGGCAGCGCCATGTTGACCTGCAAGGAAGGCCTGGATATTTCGGTGATGGAAAACCTGGCGGATGATTTATGCTTTTTGCAGGAGATTGGCAAAGAGGTAATTCTGGTTTCTTCAGGAGCTGTAGCTGCAGGCAGAAAGAGTCTTGGCCTTGGTGCCAGAGCCTTAAGCATGAGAGAGAAACAGGCTGCAGCGGCCTTTGGGCAAAGCCGTTTGATGCGGGTTTACGAAGATATCTTTGCCAAAAAAAATCAGAAAGTTGCCCAAGTCCTTCTTACCCATGATGATCTGTCGAATCGAGATCGTTATCTGAATATCCGCAATACCCTTTTTACCATGTTTGACTGGGGCTTACTGCCGATTATCAATGAAAATGATACGGTTTCCGTTAAAGAGCTTCGTTTTGGTGATAACGATACCCTGGCAGCAATGGCCACAAATCTTATTGATGCCGATATCTTTATCTGTCTGACTGATGTCGACGGGTTATACACTGGCAACCCTTCAAAAGATCCGTCTGCCAGTCTTGTCTGCACTGTGGCACAGGTAAATGATGAAGTAGAGTCAATGGCCGGGCACGTCTGTGGCGCTCTGGGGACTGGTGGAATGCGCAGTAAGATTTTAGCTGCTAAAATGGTTTCTGCCAGGGGCGGTAGTTCGTTTATCGGGTATGGGAAGCAGCCCCAGATTTTGCGGCAGCTATTTAGCGGTGAACCTGTCGGAACATTTTTTCTGCCTCAGAAAGAAAAACTGCACAGCCGCAAACACTGGATTGCCTATACCTTGAGGCCCAAGGGACATCTTGTTCTTGATGATGGCGCCTGTCGGGCAGTACTGTCTGGCGGTAAAAGTCTTTTGCCTTCAGGCATTCTTGAAACGCGTGGGGTTTTCGGCATTGGAGACCCTGTCCATTGTATCGATCAAAATGATAAGCCGCTAGCTGCGGGTCTGGTGAACTATTCGTCTGAAGATATATCGAAAATTCAAGGACAGCATAGTTCTCAAATTGAAAAAACACTCGGTTTTGTTGATAGTGAGGAAATTATCCATCGTGACAATCTTGTGGTGTTCTAG